In Equus caballus isolate H_3958 breed thoroughbred chromosome 25, TB-T2T, whole genome shotgun sequence, one DNA window encodes the following:
- the ARPC5L gene encoding actin-related protein 2/3 complex subunit 5-like protein, translated as MARNTLSSRFRRVDIDEFDENKFVDEQEEAAAAAAEPGPDPSEVDGLLRQGDMLRAFHAALRNSPVNTKNQAVKERAQGVVLKVLTNFKSSEIEQAVQSLDRNGVDLLMKYIYKGFEKPTENSSALLLQWHEKALAVGGLGSIIRVLTARKTV; from the exons ATGGCCCGGAACACGCTGTCCTCGCGCTTCCGTCGGGTGGACATCGACGAGTTCGACGAGAACAAATTCGTGGACGAgcaggaggaggcggcggcggcggcggccgagcCAGGCCCGGACCCGAGCGAGGTGGACGGGCTCCTGCGGCA AGGGGACATGCTTCGGGCATTTCATGCCGCCCTGCGGAACTCTCCCGTCAACACCAAGAATCAAGCTGTGAAG GAACGAGCCCAGGGCGTGGTGCTGAAAGTGCTTACAAATTTTAAGAGCAGCGAAATTGAGCAGGCCGTGCAGTCACTGGACAGAAACGGCGTTGACTTGCTAATGAAGTACATTTATAAAGGGTTTGAGAAGCCCACAGAGAATAGCAGCGCACTGTTACTCCAGTGGCATGAAAAG GCATTAGCAGTAGGAGGACTAGGCTCCATTATAAGAGTTCTTACAGCAAGAAAGACTGTTTAA